TCTTATTATTCCGCgatttaaaagatttcaaatgGCATCACTAGAATAAAAGTGTATCATCAACTGCTTTTCTTGTCAAAAGTAAATTGACTCTTAAAGGCTAATGAGTGTATTTCCCACAGTCTGTTCTTTTCTGCACTACAGCTGAAAACGTAATGAATAGTAAGCTTATTGGTGTAGGGAGGGAAGAGGATGAACTGAGTAACTCCCATATTATTGCGTAGACAGCAGAACTAAAAAAGTGTGCTATTGTGTGCTATTTGCAATAGATACAGTTGCCcacttcatatttttcaagGGATGTGTTATATAGTACCTTCAGAATTGGtgcttttttcttaagttttcttGTGCTTGTTTCCTAATTTTTGAGACTAATTTAAGTGATCTGCTTTGTATAGTAAAGAAGCTATAACAATTCTTCACCAGGTTCCTAAACCAAAGTCAAAACTAATAAAAGGGGAGCATACTGGACAAGACACGCTGGAAATGTTGGCCTGTGATCGGAAAAGCCAGTCtggtaatgaaaaataattaaaatcccTTAGTTCCATTTCAGTCTTATGAATAGCTACTTTAAGAATCAAGTGACTCTTGTTAAAGAATACACTTTGTGTCTTGAAATATGCAATAATACTCTCTGGATTCTGACTacatataaaatgcaaaacagtagTTTGATCCTGACAtctaatgttttcttcctcctcttcagcaTGGTAGTAgacttcattctttcttttcaagtgagctttttcttctttttatctcAAGGACGCTAAGGTAGAATTGAACTTTTTAGCATTTCCTaatctgaaaatgctttctgcctgctgatTCTATTTTACAAGTATTGTTAGCCCAAGCATAAAATACTACTGTTTCTCCATCCTTTCCATCCCCTTATTTGTTCATCAGGTTTGGTGTTTCTGTTGCTAAGCTTAGGCAGGCTTTCAATCTACATGCGCTATAGCCCctagatgaaaacaaacaagaaaaaaaaaacagaacagtagACATCAGCTTGAAACGTTCCAGAATGGATTTTGATAAGATCAACTCCTACTTGTATTACAGCTACTTATTTTTGAATACAGTTGCAGTGCCCCTagaacaataatttaaaaaaaaaaaaaagtcgttgTAAATCCAGTtctccaggaaaacaaatgccCTGGGACTGGTGTCACTAAAGGCTTAGAAAGCCAATGTGTTGAAACACTGACCTAATTACAGGGAGAATATAACTTACCAATTTGTGGGTTTCATAAGGGGAAATCTCGATTCTCAGCCTTCCGTAGCAAGAACAGCCTGCTGTATCAAATACTACTTTCCTTGACTAAGTTCACTGTTTATCTATGTgaagtgatatttttgttttctaggtCATATGCTGCTAAAATTGAGCCATGGCAAGGAAGACTTCCTGaaagaggttgtggaatctTTGGCAAACAAAAGCGGTTCATCTACGCTGTTTGGTAGTCTCTTTGAGAATGGAGCTTCCAGAGAGAGGTCTTTCCTTGGTACAGATGATATTGGAAATGTCAGTATGCAAGCACCAGTGCAAGCGGAACTTCATAAATATGATCTTGGTAAGAGGTGTTACTTTCTGAAACTCAGCATAAACATGACTGTCTGTACTGGAGAGTTTTCTAGAAATACTTCATATTGCAGTAAGAGACAGCCATTCTAGCTGTTCAGTGTTGCCCTAATTACTCCAAAAGAGTGATATGTAAGGAGTTTCAATTTATGCTGTAACATGTTGCTGAGAAGCAGTATTATTATGCCTGGTTCTTAAGAATTTGTCACATACTTCCCTACTTCTatcctttctgtgttttctagTCTGTTCTGatccattttcatttgctgctgCCTGTTTAGCTATTTGTGTTTGTACATTGGTAAGTGTCAATGGGAAGGCAGGTCTCTCTTCCTATGTAACCTATGAATACAGGTTACGAGTACAAAAATCAAGTAACTTTAGGAAGAATTGCAAACTACTAAAAACTTCTCAATTTTTGAACTTGACTTGATGATGAAGTCTGGCTTTGAATTTTGGTGTAACAAGGTTAGAGTACTAGTAGTTTTTTCACCTAGCTGATAATTTTTAGAAACTTTTAGGCTGTTAAATCTGTGTGCTGTGTTCTGTGTACTACCTAACTCTGTTAAGTAATTTTAGACAATAAGGCTTACAGTCCTTTATcttaaataactaaaataaagcTTATACTACCACAACCTCTCATAAGCAGTTTATTTGTAGTGTTTCTTGTTATGTATTTTGAAACAACGAGGGTCTGTGCATATTGCATGCAGGCTAAAGATTTTCCCTGTTAAAGAAATAAGTGCAAAAAcataattgcaaaaaaaaagtctggcttTAAGTTAGAAATTAAGCGCTCAagctattttaacatttaacattgCTAAAGATAGAGATTTCACGAGCATTACAGAACTAGAAAAACTGCAGTACTTCTGTTTAATACATTAGTTTAACCTGCTGCCTCAAAATGAAGAGgttaaaatttaaaatcctTATGTACTTCAGTGGAAATGTTATCTCCATTCTTTGCTTTGACAGAAAAGCTAAAGTATTAATACGTTTGGCTTGTGCACTCCTGTGAAGTGGATGCTGCTTCTTCAAAAgctattattaatatatatagaTGCCGAAATCACTTCAAGAATGCtacatcttatttttaaaatgcttatttccAGCTTAGATGAAGGCAAAAAGATGGGAAGAGATTGCTAGGAAGCTCCTTCAGtgtgatatatatatactaaaACTCTTCTTTTCATATAACGAAACCCGGCTTTGATCAGATGTTAGTCTTCCTAACTAGGATGCAGATATTAACTTCCTACAACTTTGTTTTTGCATAGGTGCCGTTCGAATGCACAATGGTAGTCTCCAGCACCTCGTGTGGCTTTGTTTGCAGTGGTTCTTGATGTCAGTGTTACCCCCAGTGCACAGATGGCTAAAACAACTTTTTCACTTGCCCCAAGAAACATCAAGACTAGAGACAGATGCTCCTGAATCCATTTGCCTGTTAGACCTTGAAGTAAGTAAATTTTCCAAGTTCTTAAATGTACTATACAATTTAAGAGTTTTTGGTATCTAAtactttatttatcttttatttttacaaaaacaggTATTTCTGCTTGGAGTGGTATTCACTAGCAACTTACAATTGCAAGAGAAGTTTAACGCTCACTACAGTGCACATCAGCCTCAGTTCTTACCATTGCTAGTGTGCAAACAGCTCtatactgaaaagcaaagagcCTGGTGGGATGCCGTTCGTACTCTtatgcagaggaaaacaatGTAAGGCTTTTTAAGTTTGGAAATGTTCGAAACAAGTTTTTAGTAGCTTCTGCAAGGGTGTCATGAATTGATCCCCATAGATTGTgtgtaaaattcatttttcttgatgTATTTTGGACATTGAAGTCTTACTGCTGGAGGGGCTTGAGACACTTAAGAACTTTCTAAAAATGGGGTTTTCATTTctaataatgcatttttaaagtagatGTAGGTTAGGactaaaacagatttaaaaaaaaaaaaagaatactaatTGTGGAATATTTCTTCTGATATGTAGACCAGAAACAGCACTAAAACTGAGGCTTGTAGTACAGCATGGAATAAGTACTCTGCGAGCACTGGAAAAACATGGCCTTCAACCTGCCTTAATTATACACTGggcaaaaacactgcaaaaaacCGTaagctaaaattattttaaaatatgtataatctgatgtgttttttctctattttgcgaactaaacagtaaataaaatcagacGAGAGAACTGTGATTAATTTTGCCAGATAAGTTACTTGCTATAGTCACCCTAGTGAGTTCTCTCTCCCTCACTACTCTCTTAATGCTACTTTTAACTGTAGTGGTATTTTCTACCTGTATGTTACATAGCTCTGTAGAGAGGTCCCCTGAGGTTTATCACAAGTATTAGAGAAGATACTAATTGCTTTAGAGAACAATATGTATGAATAGCATTGGGTTTGAATTTGTTGAGATGACCTgcttttattcccttttcttcaACAGGGCATTAGTCTTAACTCCTTTTATGACCAGAAGGAATACGTTGGACGAAGTGTTTACTACTGGAAGAGAGTCTTGATTATGCTGGAAATAGtcaaaaagaagagaagtaTTCCTGAACCTACTGATCCTCTCTTCAAACATTTCCGTAGTGTTGACATCCAGGTACAGATTGATTAATCTAAAATTGAAGTAAGGGGGATTATATCACAAAAATTTATAGTGCGTGTGTATGTTGGTTGGGGTTTTCTTGCATTCTACAGCTCTATGGTGTTATTTATATAATGTCATTAACAGTGATATTTGGTAGTAACTGCGTGCCTGATTAAAGGCAGGGGAATCTCTCcttataactttatttttagttttaaaactcTGTTTGATTGGAAGACGCTGAACTCCCTTACTAccaactttctttaaaaagtgttttccttgtattacaggaataaaaaattAGTAATATCATTAACCTCCGCCTGCCCAATTATTTAGTGGCGTTCACATGCACTTTCTGTTCCAAGTATCGAGTTAAGTGCGACTCGGCTTTTGCTTTGTAGGTCTCACAGGTTACAGTCTATGAAGAAGAGGCACGTATAGCATTTGCAACGTTGGATGCAGTTGATGGCAGAACTGATGATGCTTTGTTAGCATTTGAAGCTATTAAGAATGTCGTTTCATACTGGAATCTTGCTATAGTAAGTTCATAAATTTCATTACCcgcaaatgctttttcttcacttgttttcttcatttgcattcTGACTGATTCTAATTAATGTGCATACTGTTAGATCTtccaaagaaaggcagaggagatTGAGAATGATGCCATGTTGccagaagaacaagaagaacaCAAAGCctatctttttaaaagcaagcatTATCTAATGAAGATCTTAGAAGAAAGCTCCTCAGATGTGTCAGTAACTGAGAAAGTAAGTAATTCTTGCTTAAAAGCTTGTTTCAAGAGGTGCATTGGTTTAtcttactattttaaaatgaaaccattTGCATTCAAGTCAGATTTTTTAGACCAGACTTTACTTAAAGGCAAgctaaacttattttttcccacatgACAAATAATCCGCATAACACTAGTGGGCTAGTACATTCTGGGAAACTTCTGTAAGATACCAGATCGTGCAGTGTTCTGACTACTCTGTGGTTGACAGCTTCTTTGCCAACAAATAGCTTTTCCccattattttcttacagaGGTTAAcagtttccaaataaaattaaagcttgCGTGAATTGTTCTCCTACATTAACTTTAATAAATTTGGAGCTTTgctgaaaaaacagtatttctgatCAGAATGTAGTCTCCTTCTCTGAGGAAGAATGCAATCATGACTTGCATTTCAAATAACTTTCTAGCTGCCGGTATCTGTTGAAACTGTGAGGGAAATGTTGGACACAGTGATTCAGGAACTTGGAGAGAACGATGAAGAGGGAAGTCTCGCCTTCGGAAATGATCTGTCACCAGCTGTAGATTCAGAAGTGAAACATTCCACTCCATTGTCTAATAACTTCTCTGTCTCACCATCTAAGAGCTACAAGGTACATTAGCCAGATATTATTTTAGGGAAATGTTATGTCTGAATAAAAATTCAATAGGTTAAATgaacttttcttctgctccccagtTTTCTCCTAAAAATCCTCCTCAGTGGGCAGAAGATCACAGATCTATACTTCAAATGATCTGTCAGCAAGTGGAAGCTTTAAAGGTAAACAACTTTGTAAAGTTAAACGATTTTGTCACCATGTTCAATGCAGATCAGCTCATCTTTTTGTTATAGTAAGGACTCAGTGATCTTAGCATGAACTAATGTTAGCTTGCTAGGCTACCACATAACTCAGtgaaaatatcttctgtaaACATCTACCTAAAATGAGTGCAAGAGTAAAATTTGTTGCCTAAAAACCCTGATTCAGGACTCAGGCAGGGGTATGGAGGCAACCCTTCCAAGGACTGTGTGTGCAGAAAGAGTTCTGCTATCATCAGCTTGGGTATCATCCAGTTGGTTCTGGGATTTTTATAAACACTCCCAGCATGCTGTATAGCATGAACAAATCTTGGATTATTCCAGCAGCCacctcttgatttttttttcagagtttgaaCATGATTGTAATTAGGGTAGGTATCGCTCCTTATGCTTTCTTCTACAAATACCAGTGTTATACACTTACATTCTCTTAATTGAAACGCTGTCTTAATAGAATGAGatgcaaaaaatgaaacacaacaaTTCCAACTCGAATGTATCATCTCATCGGTGGCCTGGTGAAAGCTATGGAACAGATACTATGTCAGATACCTATCAGAGAGCACAAAATCTTCATGAAGCTCCATTAACAGGTAAGTTGTTGCTGAAATCTTAATTAAACACCTAGCTAAACTGAGGTAGACTCgttaaaatattgcagaaatgttttaaggTTCACAACTAAAACTGATCTCGGGAAAATCCATTCAAAACTACAAAAAAGGATATAAACTCTTCTGGTGTTCATTTTCAGTTGCTACTACTGGCCCATCTGTTTACTATAGCCAGTCACCTGCCTATAACTCTCAGTATCTTCTCAGAACTGCTGCGACCAATGTAACACCAACAAAGGTAAGGATGAATGTATCTGTTCGAGCTGTTCCTACTGGTCTATAGAAAAGAGTGATTTTGATTCTTGTCTTGAATGACTGCTTGTAGTTGAATGTTACTGCATTCCACAGATAGCATTTGTTAAAATGGAGGTAGCTGATGATtgatctttctgctttttctttgtaatgtgGGGATCAGGCAGAGCGGCCAGCAAAACAGGTCTGTAAATGTGCTAGTGCGTGTCCCCTACTGGGTATGTGTGATggcacttaatttttttcccaaaagtaGTATAGGAAAGGAGAATTTTgcttatcaaaaaaaaaaaagcctcaaaaacACCAAAGAGCCCATTCATCTTTTGCTCCTCTTCAGTGCTTGTTTTCAGATGCCattcaagatttaaaataatcagtttaAGGTAAGCTCATAAGTTAAAAtctaaactaattttaaaacgCGCACTGTTTTTAAGAACGCATGTCTACGTGGGCTCTAGCATAGTAATACCTTGTTCTCTGTCACCAtaacaaaaaaagcaattgtCTTCTGCTATTTCTTTAGGCACCTGTCTATGGCATGAACAGACTTGCACCTCAGCAACATATATATGCTTATCAACAAACAATCCATACACCACCTCTGCAAAACACTTCTGCTTGTGTGTTTCCCCAAGACCTATATGGCACGTCTTTGCGTTTTGATGCTCCTGGGATCATTTCTCCTCGTGGGACTGGTGATTACTACAATTACAGTGTCCCACAGGCAAGCACAAATCCACAGCTACCTGGACCTGGCTATTTCACAAAGCCTTCAGTCACACCAACAACTTTAAAACCTGCAGAATCAAAAATGATAGAATTTCCAAAATCTAAATTTGGACAGCCAGGAACAGTAGAAGGGTCAAAAACACGTCTGCCAATACCAGCACAGTCAAGTCAACCAACAACTTTTAAATTCAACACTAACTTCAAGTCTAATGATGGAGACtttaccttttcttctcctcaagCTACAACACAGCCTGCTAATGCAGTTTTTAACAGCAGTGAAAGCCTTTTGGGTCTTCTGACATCTGATAAACCTTTACAAGATGACAGATATGCTGAGCAAAAAGCAGTTAACCACACAACTGGTCAAAGAAATGTATTCAGTTTTGGTAATAAACATATTTCAGGCATCCCTTTTACCGAAGGCATGGCACAGAATGCACATAAAAACTTGGCTTTTGAGAGGAGTGATATGTTTAGTTTCCAAGAACCAAGCAAGTCTTTATTTATGACTTCAACTTCTGATTTGGCCAATAGAAGTCATGAAACAGAGGGAGGAAGCACCCTTGGAGATGAGAATGATGATGGTCCTCATTTTGATCCTGTGGTGCCCCTCCCTGACAAGATTGAAGTAAAGACAGgtgaggaagatgaagaagaatTCTTCTGTAACAGAGCCAAACTGTTTCGTTTTGATGCAGAATCTaaggaatggaaagaaaggggtattggaaatgtgaaaatactgaAGCATAAAGTATCTGGCAAATTCCGTCTCTTAATGAGACGGGACCAAGTACTGAAAATCTGTGCAAATCACTACATAAATACTGATATGAAATTAACTCCAAATGCTGGATCAGATAGGTCATTTGTATGGCATGCTTTGGATTATGCAGACGAGTTGCCAAAACCAGAACAGCTTGCAATTCGGTTTAAAACACCAGAGGAAGCAATGCTTTTCAAAAGTAAGTTTGAGGAGTcgcagaacattttaaaaacccTAGGATCAAATGTTGACACATCTGTGACTCAGAGTAGTGGGACTACAAGAGAAACGACAAGTCAGGATATCAAGAAGTCTAATGGATCGACCTCAGGGACCCTGAactctgtatttcagtttccGAAAGATGGAGTGACCAGTGAATCTGGTAACAAAGTCAGTCTTAAATCTGTTCCAAGTGCATCTGCCCTTCCAACTTTCTCATTCAGAAAGGAAGGTCAGGAAACCTTTTCTTCTGGTGGGTTTGGACAGTCACTCTTGAAGAAAGATCAATGGGAATGTAAGGTGTGTTTAGTTCCAAATGAAGCAACTGCAAAGAATTGTGTATCGTGCCAAAGCCCAAATGCAGATACGTGGCAAACATATGGCACCCCATCAACTGAATCTACTCCAAGTTTCAAAGCTACCGGTAACACTGTGCAGGACAAATTTGGATCTGCCTTTGCTAAAAAGGAAGGTCAGTTGGATGGCAGCATCCGTTCTGTGAGAAACGAACCTGTTGCCTCCCAGAATCCAAGCAAAATGAGTACAGAAATATCTCCTcaagtttcttttaaatttgtattagATGCTccaaaaaacattcaaaatgacTTGGGAACTCCTTTTTCTAAAAAAGCAGGTCAGTGGGACTGCTCTGTAGGCCTAGCCCAAAATGAAGCCAACGATGAAAACTGTCATTCTTGCCAGAATCCTAAATCACAAAGTCAACCAAACGTGCCTGTGTCTACTGCTCAGGCACTTCCAGCTCCCAGCTTCAGTTCTGTTGCTGATGCAACTGCAACTAAGCCACAGGAGAATACGTTTGCGGAGCTTTTTGCTAAAAAGGAAGGTCAGTGGGATTGTAATACTTGTCTTGTAAGGAATGAAGGTTCTTCACCAGCCTGTGTAGCTTGTCAAACACCAAATCCATCTGGTAATTCTGTTAATGATGCTCCATCAACATCTACTTCTGATTTGAAAAGTAAACTATCTGAACCTGCCAAAGGACAACTAGGAACAGGTTTTAAGTGTGATTTCTTAGGAAAGGGCTTTAAATTAGGTCACGCTGAGCAAGGCAAGACACCAGCATTTACGTTTCAAATTCCTGCTGATTCTGAAGTGAAGTCTGCAAAGGAAGGATTTAACTTTTCAATGTCAGTGCCTCCGAGTGGATTTAAATTTAGCATACAGGAACCTAGCAAAAATGCTACTAAGAAAGATGATCCATCCAAAGAGTGTACAGCTGGCGGCttaaaaaatgttgatgaaaaagacaaaaaagaactGCCTTCAGATAGTGGAATTTCCCTCCAATCTCAAGAAACTGCAAGCAAGGAGAAGGTTGACTTTGTTTTTGGCCAAAATAGCAGCACTTTTACTTTTGCCGAGCTTGCAAAAAGTACCCCTGGGGAAGGCTTTCAATTTGGCAAAAAGGACCCTGACTTCAAAGGCTTCTCAGGTGCAGGcgaaaagctgttttcttcacaggTTTCTACTAAAACAGATCACAAAGCAAGCACCTCTGCTGACCTTGGTGAGAAGGATGATGATGTGTATAAGACTGAGGATAGCGATGATATCCATTTTGATCCTATAGTTCAGATGCCTGAAAAGGTAGAACCGTTCACTGGAGAGGAAGATGAGAAAGTGCTGTACTCACAAAGAGTGAAGTTATTCAGGTTTGATCCAGAAACAAGCCAGTGGAAAGAACGTGGGGTGGGCAACCTGAAGATTCTTAAAAACGAAGTTAATGGCAAAGTAAGAATACTAATGCGACGTGAGCAAGTACTGAAGGTGTGTGCGAATCACTggataacaacaacaatgaacTTGAAACAGCTCTCTGGCTCAGACAAAGCGTGGATGTGGATGGCCAGTGACTTCTCTGATGGTGATGCAAAGCTGGAACAGCTGGCAGCAAAATTCAAAACACCAGAGCAAGCTGAGGAATTCAAACAGAAGTTTGAAGAATGTCAGAGGCTACTACTAGATATACCATTGCAGACACCTCACAAACTTGTCGATACAGGTAGGACAGCTGAACTtatacagaaagcagaagaaatgaagagtGGCTTAAAAGACctcaaaacatttctgacagATGACAAAACTAAactgacagaagaggaaaatgtaaaCTCTGCTTCTGCCAGTAGTACTTCTGATTTGGTTGTAAAGCCCCCCGCTGAAAGTACCGGGCCCGCTCTGGAATGGGATAACTGTGATTTGCGTGAGGAAGCTTTGGATGACAGCGTAAGTAGCTCCGTGTACGCATCACCTCTTGCAAGTAGCCCTGTACGGAAAAATCTGTTTAGATTTGGAGAGTCTACTACAGGctttaatttcagctttaaatCTGCCTTGAGCCCATCCAAATCTCCTTCCAAGCAGAACCAGAGTAGAACATCTGTAGGCACAGATGAAGATTCTGATGTTACCCAAGACGAGGAGAGAGATGGGCAGTACTTTGAACCTGTGGTACCTCTGCCTGACCTCGTGGAAGTGACCAGTGGTGAGGAAGACGAGCAAGTCGTCTTCAGTCACAGAGCTAAACTCTACAGATATGACAAAGACACTAATCAGTGGAAAGAGAGAGGTATTGGGGAGATCAAGATACTGCAGAACTATGACAACAAACAAGTGCGTATAGTAATGAGAAGGGACCAGGTACTAAAACTCTGCGCCAATCATAGAATAACACCAGATATGAATATGCAACAAATGAAAGGATCTGATAGAGCGTGGGTATGGACCGCGTGTGACTTTGCAGATGGAGAACGGAAAGTCGAGCTTCTAGCTGTGCGATTCAAACAGCAAGATGTGGCAGACTCATTCAAGCAGATTTTTGATGAAGCAAAGAATGCCCAAGAGAAAGGAACACTGATAACACCTCTTTATTCTCGTGCCAATACACCAAAAGAATCTCCATGTGGTAAAAATGCTGTAGCTGTACTGGAAGAGACTACTAGAGAAAGAACCGACCTCAGCCAGGGCGATGATACTTCTGAGGTAACTGTAGAGGCCTCAGAGGTGTCGAGCACATCTGAAACGCCAACAAAAACAGTGGTTTCTCCTCCGAAGTTCGTATTCGGATCTGAATCTGTCAAGagcattttcagtaatgaaaagtCAAAGACATTCACATTTGGAAATACTTCGGCCACTGGTTCTCTCTTTGGGTTCAGCTTTAATTCTCCAAGAAAAGGCGATGGCAGTATTCCAGCGTCGGAGAAGGAAGTA
This is a stretch of genomic DNA from Cygnus atratus isolate AKBS03 ecotype Queensland, Australia chromosome 1, CAtr_DNAZoo_HiC_assembly, whole genome shotgun sequence. It encodes these proteins:
- the RGPD4 gene encoding ranBP2-like and GRIP domain-containing protein 4 isoform X1, with the protein product MLRRSKAEVERYVAAVQAAAPSLREKSLKGFLFAKLYFEVKEYELAKRYICTYLSVQERDPKAHRFLGQIYEAEDNTEKAFGCYKRSVELNPAQKDLILKIAELLCNNDVTDERAKYWVEKAAKLFPGSPAVYKLKEQLLDCKGEDGWNQLFDLIQAELYARPDDIYINIRLVALYRSNNRLRDAVLHCQEAKKKIPLQSSLEWCSCVIETFEEYLESVQDLESDKSNWRTIKKDQLLAYCSFLKVTLSSRDAQECRGALKNLDRVLHSVKTYVSGTDELSRTFIEMKGQLYMHAGTLLLKLAQQNEAQWKEACELAALCYLISFQVPKPKSKLIKGEHTGQDTLEMLACDRKSQSGHMLLKLSHGKEDFLKEVVESLANKSGSSTLFGSLFENGASRERSFLGTDDIGNVSMQAPVQAELHKYDLGAVRMHNGSLQHLVWLCLQWFLMSVLPPVHRWLKQLFHLPQETSRLETDAPESICLLDLEVFLLGVVFTSNLQLQEKFNAHYSAHQPQFLPLLVCKQLYTEKQRAWWDAVRTLMQRKTIPETALKLRLVVQHGISTLRALEKHGLQPALIIHWAKTLQKTGISLNSFYDQKEYVGRSVYYWKRVLIMLEIVKKKRSIPEPTDPLFKHFRSVDIQVSQVTVYEEEARIAFATLDAVDGRTDDALLAFEAIKNVVSYWNLAIIFQRKAEEIENDAMLPEEQEEHKAYLFKSKHYLMKILEESSSDVSVTEKLPVSVETVREMLDTVIQELGENDEEGSLAFGNDLSPAVDSEVKHSTPLSNNFSVSPSKSYKFSPKNPPQWAEDHRSILQMICQQVEALKNEMQKMKHNNSNSNVSSHRWPGESYGTDTMSDTYQRAQNLHEAPLTVATTGPSVYYSQSPAYNSQYLLRTAATNVTPTKAPVYGMNRLAPQQHIYAYQQTIHTPPLQNTSACVFPQDLYGTSLRFDAPGIISPRGTGDYYNYSVPQASTNPQLPGPGYFTKPSVTPTTLKPAESKMIEFPKSKFGQPGTVEGSKTRLPIPAQSSQPTTFKFNTNFKSNDGDFTFSSPQATTQPANAVFNSSESLLGLLTSDKPLQDDRYAEQKAVNHTTGQRNVFSFGNKHISGIPFTEGMAQNAHKNLAFERSDMFSFQEPSKSLFMTSTSDLANRSHETEGGSTLGDENDDGPHFDPVVPLPDKIEVKTGEEDEEEFFCNRAKLFRFDAESKEWKERGIGNVKILKHKVSGKFRLLMRRDQVLKICANHYINTDMKLTPNAGSDRSFVWHALDYADELPKPEQLAIRFKTPEEAMLFKSKFEESQNILKTLGSNVDTSVTQSSGTTRETTSQDIKKSNGSTSGTLNSVFQFPKDGVTSESGNKVSLKSVPSASALPTFSFRKEGQETFSSGGFGQSLLKKDQWECKVCLVPNEATAKNCVSCQSPNADTWQTYGTPSTESTPSFKATGNTVQDKFGSAFAKKEGQLDGSIRSVRNEPVASQNPSKMSTEISPQVSFKFVLDAPKNIQNDLGTPFSKKAGQWDCSVGLAQNEANDENCHSCQNPKSQSQPNVPVSTAQALPAPSFSSVADATATKPQENTFAELFAKKEGQWDCNTCLVRNEGSSPACVACQTPNPSGNSVNDAPSTSTSDLKSKLSEPAKGQLGTGFKCDFLGKGFKLGHAEQGKTPAFTFQIPADSEVKSAKEGFNFSMSVPPSGFKFSIQEPSKNATKKDDPSKECTAGGLKNVDEKDKKELPSDSGISLQSQETASKEKVDFVFGQNSSTFTFAELAKSTPGEGFQFGKKDPDFKGFSGAGEKLFSSQVSTKTDHKASTSADLGEKDDDVYKTEDSDDIHFDPIVQMPEKVEPFTGEEDEKVLYSQRVKLFRFDPETSQWKERGVGNLKILKNEVNGKVRILMRREQVLKVCANHWITTTMNLKQLSGSDKAWMWMASDFSDGDAKLEQLAAKFKTPEQAEEFKQKFEECQRLLLDIPLQTPHKLVDTGRTAELIQKAEEMKSGLKDLKTFLTDDKTKLTEEENVNSASASSTSDLVVKPPAESTGPALEWDNCDLREEALDDSVSSSVYASPLASSPVRKNLFRFGESTTGFNFSFKSALSPSKSPSKQNQSRTSVGTDEDSDVTQDEERDGQYFEPVVPLPDLVEVTSGEEDEQVVFSHRAKLYRYDKDTNQWKERGIGEIKILQNYDNKQVRIVMRRDQVLKLCANHRITPDMNMQQMKGSDRAWVWTACDFADGERKVELLAVRFKQQDVADSFKQIFDEAKNAQEKGTLITPLYSRANTPKESPCGKNAVAVLEETTRERTDLSQGDDTSEVTVEASEVSSTSETPTKTVVSPPKFVFGSESVKSIFSNEKSKTFTFGNTSATGSLFGFSFNSPRKGDGSIPASEKEVAGPRSSSALQKPQDSKACNLATSTHDGPANFSFRIVEKAEEKTVPEDDLPTDEVIIVYELTPTPEQRALAGFLKLPSTFFCYKNKPGYVSEEDDDEDYETAVKNLNGRLYQEKERKLQGSAKDMPENTTGDITGKTDLKTERECVTAENTKSQENDVTSSTDIVSTTKEEPAQSADEAIAHVQSAEEPDSSTGLEKHLTFPSRLIEDKIISFGFSNTSELSFADLASRNSGDFAFGSKDKDFKWANTGATVFGAQTTSKADEDDSGDEVVHNDDIHFEPIVSLPEVEVKSGEEDEEILFKERAKLYRWDRDATQWKERGVGEIKILFHTQKKCYRVLMRREQVLKVCANHVITKEMNLVPSDTSNNALIWTATDYADGEIKVEQLAVRFKSQEMAATFKKIFEDCQQSLSKLKKGLPAGLSKDTNPVVYFEVSADDKPLGRVTMELFSNIVPQTAENFRALCTGEKGFGFKNTKFHRIVSDFVCQGGDITNHDGTGGRSIYGDAFEDENFEVKHTGPGLLSMANRGRDTNNSQFFITLKKAEHLDFKHVVFGFVKDGMDVVKKIESFGSPKGLVSGRVVITDCGQI